A part of Vulcanisaeta moutnovskia 768-28 genomic DNA contains:
- a CDS encoding AAA family ATPase has translation MSKVGIDYVTERIRTVINELMRYFVGDEEVIIKIMASIIVNGHVLIEDVPGIGKTFLSKMLARVLGLKFSRIQFTPDLLPSDIIGTKAWRPDKGDFELVLGPIFANFVLADEVNRAPPKVQSALLEAMQEGQVTIEGETIKLPQPFIVVATQNPIELEGTYPLPEAQLDRFMIRIRLGYPRDEIELLKRRISWRSNDPTPQVRTILSGDELLIIRDFIENNIMVSDDVMKYIVSFNVIRKDPRVLAGPSPRGLMALMSIGRAIAAIEGRDYVIPDDIKRVAVEALSHRIVLKPEVSLEGVSGEDIVREYVEKIPVPK, from the coding sequence ATGAGTAAGGTAGGTATTGATTACGTCACGGAGAGAATTAGGACCGTGATTAATGAGTTAATGAGGTATTTCGTCGGTGATGAGGAAGTTATAATAAAGATCATGGCGTCAATAATCGTCAATGGCCATGTACTTATTGAGGACGTCCCAGGTATTGGTAAGACCTTCCTCTCAAAAATGCTTGCCAGAGTTCTTGGTCTTAAATTCAGCAGAATTCAATTTACACCTGATTTATTACCGAGTGATATAATAGGTACTAAGGCATGGAGACCTGACAAGGGTGACTTCGAGTTAGTACTCGGACCAATATTCGCTAATTTTGTCCTTGCTGATGAGGTTAATAGGGCTCCTCCTAAGGTTCAGTCCGCATTGCTTGAGGCTATGCAGGAGGGCCAAGTAACAATTGAGGGCGAGACCATTAAGCTTCCACAACCATTTATTGTAGTTGCCACACAGAATCCTATTGAACTCGAGGGAACATACCCACTACCAGAAGCACAACTGGACAGATTCATGATAAGAATAAGGCTTGGTTATCCAAGGGATGAGATTGAACTACTTAAGAGAAGAATTTCATGGCGTAGTAATGACCCAACACCTCAAGTAAGGACCATATTAAGCGGTGATGAATTACTGATTATTAGGGATTTCATAGAGAATAATATTATGGTTAGCGATGATGTTATGAAGTATATAGTAAGTTTTAATGTGATTAGGAAAGACCCTAGGGTGCTTGCAGGTCCTAGTCCTAGAGGCTTAATGGCATTAATGAGCATAGGTAGAGCCATTGCGGCAATTGAGGGTAGGGACTACGTAATACCCGATGATATAAAGAGAGTTGCTGTTGAAGCCCTTAGCCATAGGATAGTACTTAAACCCGAGGTTTCCCTAGAAGGCGTTAGTGGTGAGGACATTGTTAGGGAATATGTTGAGAAGATTCCTGTGCCTAAGTGA
- a CDS encoding DUF4129 domain-containing protein → MNKSAILVLIIGLLITWLLTSSIGTLIKINESGSSQGTNSLNIHINLPQPAITLPPINITITQHINGTSGTELYVPLIPLPIIMPNIPINITKYLELNLRSQPIMTGGAQDTLGSQGGSGSNQQYTNTVITPLRISPILIIIVIIIAIIIISTGSLTIIRRESQEHAQVRGINESMAMKLKMNTNRGNTELINSLQSIDLMPGETVRTMSGWGGSAIIDLPIPKDLPLIWSPNIPLPIAVRENPVITVSGSGILRNGSLIMPSVGCYGLSVRLNDNNEMMFIRASNYRDDVIKFIRLNMGNFAIKNSVTIREAFRQLINEGIIANDNDSINRIIKLFEDVRYGLKDVDRHDYEEFLRALSRVFKNARVIVCESSA, encoded by the coding sequence GTGAATAAATCGGCCATCTTAGTATTAATCATTGGACTACTAATAACATGGTTATTGACATCCTCAATAGGTACATTGATTAAGATAAATGAATCAGGCAGCTCACAGGGAACTAACTCACTAAATATTCACATAAATCTTCCACAACCTGCCATTACACTACCACCAATAAACATAACAATAACTCAACACATTAATGGAACTAGTGGTACAGAATTATATGTACCCCTAATACCATTACCAATAATAATGCCAAACATACCAATTAATATAACAAAATACTTGGAGTTAAATTTAAGGTCACAACCAATAATGACAGGCGGAGCCCAAGACACATTAGGCTCACAGGGAGGCTCAGGAAGTAACCAACAATATACGAACACTGTAATAACACCACTAAGGATATCACCAATCCTAATAATAATAGTGATAATCATTGCAATAATCATAATTAGTACGGGATCACTAACAATCATTAGGAGGGAATCCCAGGAACATGCACAGGTAAGAGGCATTAATGAGAGCATGGCAATGAAACTAAAGATGAACACCAACAGAGGTAATACTGAACTTATTAATTCATTGCAAAGCATTGATTTAATGCCCGGTGAGACTGTGAGAACCATGAGCGGTTGGGGCGGTAGCGCAATAATAGACCTACCAATACCCAAGGACCTACCCCTAATTTGGAGCCCTAATATACCATTACCTATAGCGGTCAGGGAAAACCCTGTAATAACAGTGTCAGGATCAGGAATTCTCAGGAATGGCTCATTAATAATGCCCTCAGTAGGTTGCTATGGCTTAAGTGTTAGGCTTAATGATAATAATGAGATGATGTTCATTAGGGCCAGTAATTATAGGGATGATGTTATTAAGTTTATCAGATTGAACATGGGAAATTTCGCCATTAAGAACTCAGTAACAATTAGAGAGGCCTTTAGGCAGTTAATTAATGAAGGAATCATTGCTAATGACAATGACTCTATTAATAGGATTATCAAGTTATTTGAGGATGTAAGGTATGGACTTAAGGATGTTGATAGGCATGATTATGAGGAATTCCTTAGGGCTTTAAGCAGGGTCTTTAAGAACGCCAGGGTGATTGTTTGTGAAAGCTCGGCATGA
- a CDS encoding MBL fold metallo-hydrolase, with protein MKVSILVDNYATQLSSLSRRLLSEWGFAAYIHDYRILYDTGLTGTALLNNMKALGIDPNEPEYLVISHRHIDHTGGVKAFLNARSRPIKMIAHMNLFTKAYATGEGGKLEDISVDFTREYLESKGVDLVMIKEPYRITNEVMVSGEIPRKWGPSHTGAVTDEVLDDMALYMNLQNGLVTITGCGHSGVENIVEYGFQVTGLNKLYAIIGGLHFMGLPDERIKQVTNYLAGKSPSVIVGTHCTGILGIAALYNALPKATRLGGVGSIIEL; from the coding sequence ATGAAAGTATCAATACTTGTGGATAATTATGCAACACAATTATCCTCATTAAGCAGGAGACTGCTGAGCGAGTGGGGATTCGCAGCGTATATACATGATTATAGAATACTATATGATACAGGACTTACAGGAACAGCCTTACTAAATAATATGAAGGCACTGGGCATAGACCCTAATGAACCTGAGTACTTAGTGATTAGCCATAGACACATTGACCACACTGGCGGCGTTAAGGCATTCCTAAACGCCAGGTCTAGACCAATAAAGATGATCGCTCACATGAATCTATTCACAAAGGCCTACGCCACTGGTGAGGGTGGTAAACTCGAGGACATAAGTGTAGACTTCACGAGGGAATACTTGGAGAGTAAGGGTGTGGATTTAGTAATGATTAAGGAACCCTATAGAATAACCAATGAAGTGATGGTCTCGGGTGAAATACCGAGGAAGTGGGGGCCAAGTCATACCGGTGCTGTTACAGATGAAGTACTTGATGATATGGCACTTTATATGAATCTCCAAAATGGTTTAGTAACCATTACGGGCTGCGGACATTCAGGAGTTGAGAACATTGTGGAGTATGGATTTCAGGTAACGGGATTGAACAAGCTTTACGCAATTATTGGTGGTCTACACTTCATGGGCTTACCTGACGAAAGAATCAAGCAAGTAACTAATTACTTAGCCGGTAAATCACCCAGTGTTATAGTTGGGACTCATTGTACGGGCATTTTAGGCATTGCTGCGTTATATAATGCTTTGCCCAAGGCAACCAGACTTGGTGGTGTTGGTTCTATTATTGAGCTTTAA
- a CDS encoding long-chain-fatty-acid--CoA ligase, with protein sequence MTVSEVKSFFYDFQLTMDKILDYVVTAFPNNEIVYWPPGGSRVLVTFSQFADRVRRVAAALMDLGLRPGKAWELGSKVAVLEWNTLRYLDLYYAIPSIGAALFTVNAMLAPKEIIYTMGVAKPEVFVVNIDYFEPLLKPILDNVKSIKAVIYMSDRGKQPSQDYGVRMIPYEDLLKHEPLREFPEIDERTPATMLFTSGTTGPPKGGYHTHRGLVLHTLSTALAVKNPPVNASQDDVAIVLVPMYHVHAWGWPWSTMLNGHKKVVYPGRFDWGHILRLIHEEGITFSAGVPTILYNILNHPDSPKYDLSRLKFIVGGAALPEGLLKAAQARGMTVISGYGLTETAPVLTIAYLRPDHKDLSPEKKNEIYLRTGIVIPLVQLRVVDEQDRDVPRDGKTIGEIAVRSPWLFREYIGDPEKTRNAWRNGWFHTGDAAVWFPDNYVKIADRLKDVIKSGGEWIPSLRLEDIISTHPGVNLVAVVGVPHEKWGERPIAIIVPKPSYESRLTEDDIKNYLMQFVEKGEIPKWWIPDKVIFVKELPLTSTGKVDKKILRDQYKEVLSR encoded by the coding sequence ATGACGGTTAGTGAAGTTAAGTCCTTTTTCTATGACTTTCAATTAACAATGGATAAGATACTTGACTATGTCGTTACGGCCTTTCCCAATAATGAGATTGTTTATTGGCCTCCAGGTGGTTCTAGGGTTTTGGTTACATTTTCTCAATTTGCCGATAGGGTTCGTAGGGTTGCAGCTGCGTTAATGGACCTTGGCCTAAGGCCTGGCAAGGCATGGGAGTTGGGTAGTAAGGTTGCTGTCCTCGAGTGGAATACGCTTAGGTACCTAGATCTCTACTATGCGATCCCGAGTATAGGTGCTGCCTTATTCACAGTCAACGCTATGCTTGCACCTAAGGAGATTATATACACAATGGGTGTTGCAAAGCCTGAAGTCTTCGTAGTAAATATTGATTACTTTGAGCCATTACTAAAGCCCATTCTTGATAATGTAAAGAGTATCAAGGCAGTAATTTACATGAGTGATAGGGGTAAGCAGCCTAGCCAGGATTATGGTGTTAGGATGATTCCTTATGAGGACTTGCTCAAGCATGAACCACTGAGGGAATTCCCTGAGATTGATGAAAGAACACCAGCAACGATGCTATTCACATCAGGAACAACAGGACCACCAAAGGGAGGATACCACACTCACAGAGGTCTCGTATTACACACGTTATCTACTGCATTGGCCGTAAAGAATCCACCAGTGAATGCATCACAAGATGATGTGGCTATAGTTTTAGTGCCCATGTACCATGTGCATGCATGGGGTTGGCCATGGTCAACCATGCTTAATGGCCATAAGAAGGTTGTATATCCAGGACGTTTTGACTGGGGTCACATATTAAGGCTTATTCATGAGGAGGGAATAACCTTTAGTGCCGGCGTTCCGACAATACTCTATAACATACTTAATCATCCAGATTCACCAAAATATGACCTAAGCAGGTTAAAGTTCATAGTCGGTGGTGCCGCACTTCCAGAGGGCTTATTAAAGGCTGCCCAGGCCAGGGGTATGACAGTAATTAGTGGTTACGGTTTAACCGAAACAGCCCCCGTATTAACTATAGCGTACTTAAGGCCTGATCATAAGGACCTATCTCCTGAGAAGAAGAATGAGATTTACCTGAGGACGGGCATCGTGATCCCTCTTGTTCAGTTGCGTGTTGTTGATGAGCAGGATAGGGATGTTCCAAGGGATGGGAAGACGATTGGCGAAATTGCTGTGAGGTCTCCGTGGTTGTTTAGAGAATACATTGGTGATCCTGAGAAGACTAGGAATGCCTGGCGTAATGGCTGGTTCCACACAGGCGACGCAGCTGTCTGGTTCCCTGATAATTATGTCAAGATTGCTGATAGGCTTAAGGACGTGATTAAGAGCGGTGGGGAATGGATACCAAGCCTAAGGCTTGAGGATATAATAAGTACGCACCCAGGTGTTAATCTCGTGGCAGTTGTCGGCGTACCCCATGAGAAGTGGGGTGAGAGGCCCATAGCCATCATAGTGCCTAAGCCCAGTTATGAGAGTAGGTTGACTGAGGATGATATCAAGAACTACCTAATGCAGTTTGTTGAGAAAGGCGAAATACCAAAATGGTGGATACCAGACAAGGTAATATTCGTGAAGGAACTACCACTAACGAGTACTGGTAAGGTTGATAAGAAGATACTTAGGGATCAGTATAAGGAAGTATTAAGTAGGTAA
- a CDS encoding exodeoxyribonuclease III: protein MRIVSWNINGLRSIMRKSSLDKLLSMDNYDMVLLQEIRSSGDIPLTIIGLGYEAYPFPAIRKGYAGVMTLTKIHPISVIKGIGINELDSEGRIITVEFNDFYVVNTYFPRAGDDLSRLDFKLSFCGAIEKFLANLRSKKPIIMCGDFNIARDKIDSSFWDEKHPGLTLEERAWLNQFLKSGYIDTFRELHPNAKVYTWHSYREKWRAMRIDYCIVSKELMSKVRKAEILTNIEGSDHVPVMIEVST from the coding sequence ATGAGAATAGTTTCCTGGAATATTAATGGTTTAAGGAGTATAATGAGGAAGAGTTCACTCGATAAGTTACTAAGTATGGATAATTACGATATGGTCTTGCTTCAGGAAATTCGTAGTTCTGGAGACATACCATTAACAATAATAGGCTTGGGCTATGAGGCATACCCATTTCCTGCCATAAGGAAGGGTTATGCAGGTGTTATGACGTTGACTAAGATACATCCAATCTCAGTTATTAAGGGCATTGGAATTAACGAGCTTGATTCTGAGGGTAGGATAATCACGGTGGAATTCAATGATTTTTACGTAGTTAATACTTACTTCCCAAGAGCTGGTGATGACCTTAGTCGTTTAGACTTCAAACTGTCTTTCTGCGGCGCCATTGAGAAATTCCTAGCTAACCTAAGGAGTAAAAAACCAATTATCATGTGTGGTGATTTCAATATAGCTAGGGATAAAATCGACTCCTCATTTTGGGATGAGAAACACCCTGGACTGACACTTGAGGAGAGGGCTTGGCTTAATCAATTCCTTAAGTCAGGTTATATCGACACATTTAGGGAACTTCATCCAAATGCCAAGGTCTATACATGGCATAGTTACAGGGAGAAATGGAGAGCAATGAGAATTGACTATTGCATAGTTAGTAAGGAATTAATGAGCAAGGTTAGGAAAGCTGAGATTTTAACGAATATAGAGGGTTCTGACCACGTGCCAGTCATGATTGAGGTAAGCACTTAA
- a CDS encoding YeeE/YedE thiosulfate transporter family protein, producing the protein MGNNNYLKIQVGTPSLRPMWIVASILLLGALAMLIGGVIMQLVYHIYLAPLWVGIFAGILLSIPLEIWDFSNPDVIIRAITLKDRLLMVCFGLVIGVGAILLYALNLFVPVLHWGIKAFFVPGVVIGGLIFGIGVAIAGYFPGTIWIALGQGRRDAVYAVIGGLLGALTWSLIFGQARYFFWNTLNFGPITWPTLFGLSTKVDELIVAIVFGILMISMWLFVPRRQGGKACVLHLTGKTKEVMPLEDEISEFKEDYPKIPDYVIEAVSVQQPRSSRIIFALAFDFTLVAVAVIVLRQIFGESTTYAWIWSQILYFLNPHYAASLPYFQLFGGLKIVNGVPVDKPFSEIGWEPFSDLGTFLGGLISSVFITRRFMAFKPWTPHIWRNRFGNTPGLRALASFIGAYLVLFGARMANGCASGHILSGNLQMAVSSFAFFIAVIIGAIITAYILYGLKPWTSR; encoded by the coding sequence ATGGGTAACAACAATTACCTAAAGATTCAGGTGGGTACTCCAAGCCTAAGACCCATGTGGATAGTTGCATCAATACTACTCCTAGGCGCATTAGCAATGTTAATAGGCGGTGTCATTATGCAGTTAGTTTATCACATATATCTGGCTCCTCTATGGGTTGGTATATTTGCCGGAATACTTCTATCAATACCTTTAGAAATTTGGGACTTCTCTAACCCAGATGTCATAATTAGAGCTATTACTCTAAAGGATAGACTCTTAATGGTATGTTTTGGTTTGGTAATTGGTGTTGGTGCAATACTACTTTATGCGTTGAATCTGTTTGTTCCCGTGTTACACTGGGGTATTAAGGCATTCTTTGTACCTGGAGTGGTAATTGGCGGTTTGATCTTCGGTATTGGTGTTGCCATTGCTGGTTATTTCCCAGGGACAATTTGGATAGCTCTTGGCCAGGGTAGGAGGGACGCTGTTTACGCAGTAATTGGTGGTTTACTTGGTGCTTTGACCTGGTCACTAATATTTGGGCAAGCTAGGTACTTCTTTTGGAATACCCTTAATTTCGGACCAATAACGTGGCCTACCCTCTTTGGTCTATCAACGAAGGTTGACGAACTTATAGTGGCTATAGTGTTTGGTATATTAATGATTAGTATGTGGCTGTTTGTGCCAAGGAGACAGGGTGGTAAGGCGTGTGTACTGCATCTTACGGGTAAGACCAAGGAGGTTATGCCTCTTGAGGATGAGATTAGCGAGTTTAAGGAGGATTATCCCAAGATACCTGATTATGTCATTGAGGCTGTGTCTGTGCAGCAGCCTCGTTCGTCAAGGATAATATTTGCGCTGGCTTTTGACTTTACGCTGGTTGCCGTTGCTGTGATTGTGCTTAGGCAAATATTTGGTGAATCAACGACCTACGCATGGATATGGTCACAAATACTTTACTTCCTAAATCCACACTACGCAGCTAGTCTGCCATACTTCCAGCTATTTGGTGGTCTTAAGATAGTCAATGGAGTACCTGTTGATAAGCCATTTAGTGAAATTGGTTGGGAGCCATTTTCTGACTTAGGTACTTTCTTAGGAGGCTTAATATCGTCGGTGTTTATAACGAGGAGATTCATGGCATTCAAGCCGTGGACACCCCATATCTGGAGAAATAGGTTTGGAAATACGCCAGGACTTAGGGCCCTAGCATCATTCATAGGTGCTTACTTAGTACTATTCGGTGCTAGGATGGCTAATGGCTGCGCTAGCGGACACATACTGAGCGGAAACCTTCAGATGGCTGTTAGTAGCTTTGCATTCTTCATTGCGGTGATAATTGGCGCAATAATCACGGCATACATACTGTACGGCTTAAAGCCCTGGACCTCAAGGTAA
- a CDS encoding 30S ribosomal protein S6e — MPTFKLVLSDPMSGRARQLEVKDPVVQRFVGLRIGDEVDGGVIKEVFELPPGFKIRITGGSGVDGAPMLPNIDGAVKKYLLMREGVGHHPEKRGMRKRKLVRGNTISDQIVQVNAVLVYPKDWKEGPVILFGDKELQKLSGGEQKAEEKQQ; from the coding sequence ATGCCGACTTTCAAACTCGTGCTTAGTGATCCAATGAGTGGGAGGGCTAGGCAGTTGGAGGTTAAGGATCCTGTTGTCCAGAGGTTTGTGGGTTTGAGGATTGGTGATGAGGTTGATGGTGGGGTAATAAAGGAGGTCTTTGAGTTACCGCCTGGCTTTAAGATTAGGATTACAGGTGGTAGTGGCGTTGATGGTGCTCCAATGTTACCAAATATTGATGGTGCTGTTAAGAAGTACTTGCTAATGCGTGAGGGTGTTGGTCATCATCCTGAGAAGCGCGGTATGAGGAAGAGGAAGCTTGTTAGAGGTAACACGATAAGTGATCAAATAGTCCAGGTAAACGCGGTCCTTGTATACCCGAAGGATTGGAAAGAGGGGCCGGTCATATTATTCGGCGACAAGGAACTTCAGAAATTAAGTGGTGGCGAGCAGAAGGCTGAGGAAAAACAACAGTAA
- a CDS encoding chromatin protein Cren7, with amino-acid sequence MVKLEDLAKKEYEVEYEGSKYKLKPTKVWKVQPKGRKGFVMALFRLPTGKVVRKVVAKVDEQGNIMA; translated from the coding sequence ATGGTTAAGCTAGAGGACCTGGCAAAGAAAGAATATGAAGTAGAGTATGAGGGGAGCAAGTACAAGCTTAAGCCAACGAAGGTTTGGAAGGTGCAGCCTAAGGGTAGGAAGGGCTTCGTAATGGCGTTGTTCAGGCTTCCCACTGGTAAGGTTGTTAGGAAGGTTGTGGCTAAGGTTGATGAACAAGGAAATATAATGGCCTAA
- the udg gene encoding type-4 uracil-DNA glycosylase, translating into MDLIKLRINVADYDELVQLMLSCTKCDLHTTRKRVVPGEGPLNARIMIIGEAPGEKEDEEGRPFVGAAGQLLTKLLSNVGIRREEVYITNIVKCRPPGNRDPEPNEIEACKPYLITQIFMIKPQVIICLGRHSAREILVMAGYPEKSVSNISSIRGKVFNVRLGDLNVKVLPTYHPAAALYNPKLRGVIEDDLRKIRAIINKDKGGGILDYLGS; encoded by the coding sequence ATGGATCTTATTAAACTTAGGATAAACGTTGCAGATTACGATGAATTAGTGCAACTAATGCTGAGCTGCACTAAGTGCGACCTGCATACAACGAGAAAGAGGGTTGTCCCTGGTGAAGGACCTTTAAATGCCAGGATCATGATAATTGGTGAGGCACCGGGCGAAAAGGAGGATGAGGAGGGTAGACCATTCGTTGGTGCTGCTGGCCAGTTATTAACTAAGTTACTAAGTAACGTGGGTATTAGGAGGGAGGAGGTCTATATAACGAACATTGTTAAGTGCAGACCACCTGGTAATAGAGATCCTGAACCTAATGAGATTGAGGCATGTAAACCTTACTTAATTACTCAAATATTTATGATTAAGCCCCAAGTGATTATTTGCCTTGGAAGACATAGTGCTAGGGAGATCCTCGTGATGGCTGGTTATCCGGAGAAATCAGTATCGAACATAAGTAGTATTAGGGGTAAGGTGTTTAATGTAAGACTTGGTGATCTGAATGTTAAGGTGCTCCCAACATATCATCCAGCTGCTGCTCTGTATAATCCAAAGCTCAGGGGTGTTATTGAGGATGATTTAAGGAAGATTAGGGCAATAATTAATAAGGACAAGGGAGGCGGTATACTTGATTATTTAGGTTCATAG
- a CDS encoding glycosyltransferase family 2 protein, with translation MVINYRVIIVIMYLVITIMSFYPIIYQLIIIKTRTNNHKNKPNNEHASIMKRIFLVIPVKSEPLDLIELSMKRLSSLRTELNVIYILDNYDNETISIIRTLGSKYGFRVIHREKPSGYKGGALNYVIKRLGLSDDDYMLVLDVDSILNNEAITELISYVDSASAVVPHWIASNKNDSLLARGQWIGYLLFFRVFKALDNLINWVPVLGSGSLVSIGALRKTGYWPEDVLEDVELSVRFFINELRIMYADNAFIEVEVPVNYTGFLKQQLRWSFGVGRVIRKYLWRVLRKRHGITVSLYLGQYFAYVLQLISILILIIMDIIGMSIPLWAFVALLIIIVPSLSMYLYSLLSLDKEYGGNPLKDAFAVNSANLAFIMALPKIAIANLMGLFNIGRIEWIPTPKGSRKWTKESINLFPEYLMTILVISALILSIMHVELINTLITLPYLAGYVRGLWRILNGTL, from the coding sequence ATGGTCATTAATTACAGGGTAATAATCGTAATAATGTATCTCGTAATAACGATAATGTCATTTTACCCGATAATATATCAATTAATCATTATTAAGACAAGGACTAATAATCACAAAAATAAACCAAATAATGAACACGCAAGTATCATGAAAAGGATATTTTTAGTGATCCCTGTTAAATCCGAACCACTTGACTTAATAGAACTCTCAATGAAGAGGCTATCTTCCTTACGTACGGAGCTTAACGTAATTTACATTCTTGATAATTATGATAATGAAACCATAAGCATTATAAGGACGTTAGGAAGTAAGTATGGATTTAGGGTAATTCATAGGGAAAAGCCGAGTGGATATAAGGGTGGCGCATTAAATTACGTAATTAAGAGATTGGGGCTTAGTGATGATGATTATATGCTGGTACTTGATGTCGATTCAATACTTAATAATGAGGCTATTACCGAGCTTATTAGTTACGTTGATTCAGCAAGCGCTGTTGTCCCTCATTGGATTGCCAGTAATAAGAACGATTCACTACTGGCACGTGGTCAATGGATTGGCTACTTACTCTTTTTCAGGGTTTTTAAGGCTCTTGATAATTTAATTAACTGGGTACCAGTACTTGGTAGTGGCTCCTTGGTGAGCATTGGTGCCCTAAGGAAAACTGGTTATTGGCCTGAGGATGTTCTCGAAGACGTAGAACTTAGTGTGAGGTTTTTTATTAATGAATTAAGGATCATGTATGCTGATAACGCATTCATTGAAGTGGAGGTTCCCGTTAATTATACCGGCTTTCTTAAACAACAACTTAGGTGGAGTTTTGGTGTGGGTAGAGTTATTAGAAAATATCTTTGGCGGGTTTTACGTAAAAGGCATGGCATCACAGTATCTCTTTATTTAGGTCAGTACTTTGCCTACGTTCTTCAACTAATATCAATATTAATACTTATAATAATGGATATTATTGGCATGAGCATACCATTGTGGGCATTTGTCGCGTTATTAATAATCATAGTACCGTCATTATCGATGTATTTATACTCCCTACTCAGTCTCGATAAGGAATACGGTGGTAATCCCCTTAAGGATGCATTTGCAGTAAATAGTGCTAACTTGGCCTTCATAATGGCCCTACCTAAAATAGCCATTGCAAATTTAATGGGTTTATTTAATATTGGTAGGATTGAATGGATACCGACACCAAAGGGCTCCCGTAAATGGACCAAGGAAAGCATTAATTTATTCCCAGAATACTTAATGACAATCTTAGTAATTTCCGCATTAATTCTCTCCATAATGCATGTGGAATTGATAAACACACTAATCACCTTACCGTACCTGGCTGGGTATGTAAGAGGACTGTGGAGAATACTTAATGGAACCCTATGA
- a CDS encoding phosphoribosyltransferase family protein has protein sequence MRLGRRLAKVDEQMEAVELINTAKSIYDLSYRELSQILEIPESLLCRYANGDLLPSLDTVNVIKEKLKPMLDLTEVLRKNVIVKDGFVDLNNVLFNPHILRLYQRRIKDTFSELPINKVLTAATDGIPLSVMASYALNAKLAIAKQYKDIASEDFYEVSYIVDSPPRRVSLYLPRHLLERGDDVLIVDDIVRTGRTLSALIEIINNAGARLAGVSVLISMSKSWIEKLRDKNIHIDVILDLSDIKS, from the coding sequence ATGCGGTTAGGTAGGAGACTTGCTAAGGTTGATGAACAGATGGAAGCTGTTGAGCTAATAAATACTGCTAAGTCTATTTATGATTTATCATATAGAGAATTATCACAAATACTGGAAATACCAGAGAGTCTCCTCTGTAGGTATGCGAATGGTGATTTATTACCATCATTGGATACGGTAAATGTAATAAAGGAAAAACTGAAACCAATGCTTGATTTAACTGAGGTTTTGAGGAAGAATGTCATTGTTAAGGATGGATTTGTCGATTTAAATAACGTTTTATTTAATCCGCACATCCTTAGACTTTATCAAAGAAGAATTAAGGATACATTCTCGGAATTACCAATAAATAAGGTATTAACTGCAGCAACTGATGGAATACCTCTCTCGGTAATGGCATCCTACGCGTTAAATGCTAAGTTAGCCATTGCTAAGCAATATAAGGATATTGCCTCTGAGGATTTTTACGAAGTTAGTTACATAGTTGACTCACCACCACGTAGAGTATCCCTATACCTACCGAGACATTTACTTGAGAGGGGTGATGATGTTTTGATAGTTGATGACATTGTTAGGACAGGAAGAACATTAAGTGCATTGATTGAAATAATAAATAATGCAGGGGCTAGGCTTGCAGGCGTATCTGTACTTATTTCAATGAGCAAGTCATGGATTGAGAAATTAAGGGATAAGAATATACATATAGATGTCATTCTGGATCTAAGTGATATAAAAAGTTGA